The following DNA comes from Oncorhynchus masou masou isolate Uvic2021 unplaced genomic scaffold, UVic_Omas_1.1 unplaced_scaffold_6493, whole genome shotgun sequence.
TTAGTTGAATACATTGACTAAGtctttctggataagagcgtctgctaagtgTGTCTGCTGAGCGACTCACCTTGCTGCTCCACAGCATCAGAGGTGGCTGGCCCAGGCCCTGCGTTACAGTACTCCTGGTTGGTACAGTATGAGACACAGAGATCAGTGTGTCTCTGCTGAGCGACTCACCTTGCTGCTCCACAGCCTCAGAGGTGACTGGCCCAGGCCCTGCGTTACAGTACTCCTGGTTGGTACAGTATGAGACACAGAGATCAGTGTGTCTCTGCTGAGCGACTCACCTTGCTGCTCCACAGCCTCAGAGGTGGCTGGCCCAGGCCCTGCGTTACAGTACTCCTGGTTGGTACAGTATGAGACACAGAGATCAGTGTGTCTCTGCTGAGCGACTCACCTTGCTGCTCCACAGCCTCAGAGGTGACTGGCCCAGGCCCTGCGTTACAGTACTCCTGGTTGGTACAGTATGAGACACAGAGATCAGTGTGTCTCTGCTGAGGCGACTCACCTTGCTGCTCCACAGCCTCAGAGGTGGCTGGCCCAGGCCCTGCGTTACAGTACTCCTGGTTGGTACAGTATGAGACACAGAGATCAGTGTGTCTCTGCTGAGCGACTCACCTTGCTGCTCCACAGCCTCAGAGGTGGCTGGCCCAGGCCCTGCGTTACAGTACTCCTGGTTGGTACAGTATGAGACACAGAGATCAGTGTGTCTCTGCTGAGGCGACTCACCATGCTGCTCCACAGCATCAGAGGTGGCTGGCCCAGGCCCTGCGTTACAGTACTCCTGGTTGGTACAGTATGAGACACAGAGATCGGTGTGTCTCTGCTGAGCGACTCACCTTGCTGCTCCACAGCCTCAGAGGTGACTGGCCCAGGCCCTGCGTTACAGTACTCCTGGTTGGTACAGTATGAGACACAGAGATCAGTGTGTCTCTGCTGAGCGACTCACCTTGCTGCTCCACAGCATCAGAGGTGGCTGGCCCAGGCCCTGCGTTACAGTACTCCTGGTTGGTACAGTATGAGACACAGAGATCGGTGTGTCTCTGCTGAGCGACTCACCTTGCTGCTCCACAGCCTCAGAGGTGGCTGGCCCAGGCCCTGCGTTACAGTACTCCTGGTTGGGGTGCTTCTTTCTGTAATGTCTCTTCAGGGGTCCTGCTATGTTACAGGAGTAGTGACAGTGACCGCAGCGGTAGGGCTGTGGAAAACACATTTCAATTGGCATCAATAATGAAGACAAGAAAGGGTCATTTTTTTCCTGAGGGAACATTGTGCTGCTCCCTTAAGCTGTCCAAATGTATTTCATGGTAGTGGAGGTTGAACCTGTTAGAGGCTGGTGTTGATGCGTTGATGCTAGTGACTGTATTATAAAAGCTTTATATAGAGAGACGGCCCTCTTCTGATTACCTTGAAAGAGGCGTGCTGCTCCATGTGTCGTACCAGTAGAGGTTTCTGTGCAGCGCTGTAATCACACTCTGTACATTGGAATTGTTTACCTACagtatggagggacagagacaggatggCAATACTCAGTGCTGCAATCACACTCTGTACatacctaaccctacagtatggagggacagagacaggatgtacatgcctaaccctacagtatggagggacagagacaggatgtacatacctaaccctacagtatggagggacagagacaggatgtacatacctaaccctacagtatggagggacagagacaggatgtacatacctaaccctacagtatggagggacagagacaggatgtacatacctaaccctacagtatggagggacagagacaggatgtacatacctaaccctacagtatggagggacagagacaggatgtacatacctaaccctacagtatggagggacagagacaggatgtacatacctaaccctacagtatggagggacagagacaggatgtacatacctaaccctacagtatggagggacagagacaggatgtacatacctaaccctacagtatggagggacagagacaggatgtacatacctaaccctacagtatggagggacagagacaggatgtacatacctaaccctacagtatggagggacagagacaggatgtacatacctaaccctacagtatggagggacagagacaggatgtacatacctaaccctacagtatggagggacagagacaggatgtacatacctaaccctacagtatggagggacagagacaggatgtacatacctaaccctacagtatggagggacagagacaggatgtacatacctaaccctacagtatggagggacagagacaggatgtacatacctaaccctacagtatggagggacagagacaggatgtacatacctaaccctacagtatggagggacagagactggatgtacatacctaaccctacagtatggagggacagagacaggatgtacatacctaaccctacagtatggagggacagagactggatgtacatacctaaccctacagtatggagggacagagacaggatgtacatacctaaccctacagtatggagggacagagacaggatgtacatgcctaaccctacagtatggagggacagagacaggatgtacatgcctaaccctacagtatggagggacagagacaggatgtacatacctaaccctacagtatggagggacagagacaggatgtacatacctaaccctacagtatggagggacagagacaggatgaCAATACTCATCAGCGCTGTAATCACACTCTGTTCATTGGAACTGTTTACCTACAGTATGGAGGGACAGTTAACTGCCCACACTAGatcccaaatggttccctattccatgtatagtgcactactattgaccagagcgctatatagtgcactacttttgaccaggaactctgaccagagccatatatagagccctatatagtgcactactattgaccagagccctatatagtgcactacttttgaccaggaactctgaccagagccctatatagagccctatatagtgcactactattgaccagagccctatatagagccctatatagtgcactactattgaccaaagccctatatagagccctatatagtgcactactattgaccagagccctatatagtacactacttttgaccaggaactctgaccaggtctaaagtagtgcactatatagggaatagcgtaccatttgggactcattCCTAGATCTCAAAGCGTTGGTGGGTTTTCTCTCACCGTCCTCTGTGTGCATCAGCTTGTGGCTCTTCAGAGTGACCTTGGACTTGAACTTCTTGCCACACATGTCACACAGGTGTGTCTTCTCCGTGGTGTGTCTGCTCATGTGGGCCTTCAGGTTGCTCTTACTGCGGCTGGCGTAGTCACACAGGGAACACTTGAAGGGCTTCACTCCTAACAGGGAAGAGATACAGTGGcttttacattttggtcatttagcagacactctaatccagagggatttacagtcagtagttatttagcagacactctaatccagagggatttacagtcagtagttatttagcagacactctaatccagagggatttacagtcagtagttatttagcagagactctaatccagagggatttacagtcagtagttatttagcagagactctaatccagagggatttacagtcagtagttatttagcagacactctaatccagagGGATTTACAGTCAGTAGTTATTTAGCAGAGACTCTAATCCAGAGGGATTTACAGTCAGTCGTTATTTAGCAGAGACTCTAATCCAGAGGGATTTACAGTCAGTCGTTAATtagcagacactctaatccagagggatttacagtcagtagttatttagcagacactctaatccagagGGATTTACAGTCAGTAGTTATTTAGCAGAGACTCTAATCCAGAGGGATTTACAGTCAGTAGTTATTTAGCAGAGACTCTAATCCAGCGGGATTTACAGTCAGTAGTTATTTAGCAGAGACTCTAATCCAGAGGGATTTACAGTCAGTAGTTATTTAGCAGAGACtctaatccagagtgatttacagtcagtagttatttagcagagactctaatccagagtgatttacagtcagTAGTTATTTAGCAGAGACTCTAATCCAGAGGGATTTACAGTCAGTCGTTAATtagcagacactctaatccagagtgatttacagtcagTAGTTATTTAGCAGAGACTAATTCAGAGGGATTTACAGTcagtagttatttagcagacactctaatccagagggatttacagtcagtagttatttagcagagactctaatccagagggatttacagtcagtagttatttagcagagactctaatccagagggatttacagtcagtagttatttagcagagactctaatccagagggatttacagtcagtagttatttagcagagactctaatccagagtgatttacagtcagtagttatttagcagagactctaatccagagtgatttacagtcagtagttatttagcagacactctaatccagagggatttacagtcagtagttatttagcagagactctaatccagagtgattaacagtcagtagttatttagcagagactctaatccagagggatttacagtcagtagttatttagcagagactctaatccagagtgatttacagtcagtgcattcaactaaggtaggtaAGACAAGTACACATCACATTCGTTGCAAGCAAAACTTTCCTCTAAAAAGTTAAGTGTGGTAGTTGCTATTGCCTTTTAAAATGTGTAGAAAACCACTTCGGGCCACCTCAGAGTCCAACAGTAGAActcattatagggaataggatggcatTTGGTTCGCAGCCTAATGAGTTTGACTGTCCTACCTTGGTGAGCCCAGATGTGCTGCTGCAGATCAGCTCCGTTCCTCATGAAGTAGCTGTCACAGTAAGGACACTTAGACGCTCTCTTCCCGATCAAGCCCTTCATCTGCACCCGCACCCCAAGCGCCTCGGAGATGGTGTCCATCGGCGTATCTGCAGATAAGAGATGGTTTTACCTACATAGccagcgtcctgtccaggggctGTACATGTACATTAAAGCTGCCTCAAGATTCAGAACCAGGATAGGCTCCTCccctatgggccgttctggctcTGACGAGGCTTACTTACCTTCCTGCCTGGCTCCAATCAGGAAATGGGTATGATATTTTGGATTTAAACATCATTAACACTCTGCTGTTGGAATAGAACACCAAAGAGTGGGCTttgttccctgtctcttacctggATGAAAGCTCTTGATATGATGCTTAAGTTTATCTTCAGTGAACGTTTCCTCACACACAGGGCAAGCAAAGCTTTTCTTCTCCTTTAATATTGGATTAAATTGGTGATGTTAAGAGTCCACAATCGCCAACAAACAGACATTTCAATGTAATAATGATCATAATTgtgacccctatgggccctggtcaaaagtagggttccatttgggccccagccccagactcacATTGTCAAAGTGTGTTTTGAGGTGTGCCTGCAGCTTGTACTTGTCAGGTGTGCAGTACTGACAGTGTTCCATGGGGCACTGCAGCAGGATGTTACTGTGTCTCTGGATCAGGTGTCGCTTCAGACAGTTCTTGGTGATGGACGAATAGCTGCACTGGGTACAGTAATGTAGATGCTCTTTTGTGTGAGTACGCACATGCATGTTGTAGTGCACTTGGTACCAGAAGAGCTTTCCTAGACGGGGAACAACAGAAAACATGTGGCTTCAAAAGAAACAGCTGGTTTACAGATGAATTACCAACACATAGAAAATGATGAAGTAGCTGAAATTACAAACCCTTGTAAAAATGCAACTTATACTGCTAGAAAATGGTTTTCTATGTCAATATATTTGTGTGATATATTCTTACCACAGTATTCACATTCCAGGTCCCATGTATACTTTTCGGATTCTGTCAAAGACAACCATGTTCAGCTGCCTTTTCTGCAACTTATCTAGAATCTGTTGGAaagcgctcctctcctccgttgtgCCATCTTCTCCTTGTGGGCCAGCTGAAGCGTTTGTTTGACCTATGACCTCCCCCTGAATCAGAACCAAAGACCGGAGAGTCTCCTCAACATGACCTTGTGATGTTGATGAAGAACCTTTGTCTTCTTCTGGATGCTGCTGGTGGCCCACCACTGACTCCTCCTTGCCTGAAGGCCTTTCTACCAAAGTGTCTTGTTCAGCCACAATGACCTCATTCTCCCCGTGAGGCTTGTCTTTCTCCATCAGTGTCTTATCAGTTCTCTCTTCACTGATTACTTCCTGGGTCGTGCCTTTTCTTGCTGTCTGGGTTTGTTCAGGACTGATTGGCTCAGTTCTGTCTTGTAGAGTCTCAGCCTCTTGTGCAGGTTGATTTAACACGCATGTCTCCTCAGGCCCTGGATCAGGGActacctgttcctctccctctcccagtccttcctcctgttcctctccccccccctgctCCTCTGAGGGGTCACCAGCgagggcctcctcctcctcctgttcctctgaaGGGTCACCAGCGAGggcctcctcctgttcctctgaaGGGTCACCAGCGAGggcctcctccttttcctccgaGGGGTCACCAGCgagggcctcctcctcctccttttcctctgaGGGGTCACCAGCgagggcctcctcctcctccttttcctctgaAGGGTCACCAGCgagggcctcctcctcctccttttcctctgaAGGGTCACCAGCGAGggcctcctccttttcctctgaAGGGTCACCAGCGAGggcctcctcctgttcctctgaaGGGTCACCAGCGAGggcctcctcctgttcctctgagGGGTCACCAGCGAGggcctcctcctgttcctctgagGGGTCACCAGCGAGggcctcctcctgttcctctgagGGGTCACCAGTGaaggcctcctcctcctcctgctgggcGTTGAGTAGAGATAGCTCCTCAGCCATCCTGATCTCATCCtgtctcagcatctctctcttgaTGTCGTCCCCCGGCTCCAGCAGACAGAAGCTGCTGTTGATGGACTCTGAGAACCCAACCGCCTCCTCTGACTCTGGGTGAGCCTCCTTCAGGTGTGCCTTCAGCCGCACGGAGCTGACAAACTTCTGCTGGCAGGTGGCACACACGTAGAGGAAGGGATGCTTACGGACGTGAGCCTGGAGAGCCTGAAACTTGGTGCAGCCGTGGTCACACAGCTCGCAGCCGAACGGCCTCTCGCTACCGTGAACCATCATGTGGCGGTCACGGTCCAGCTCGTTCTTGAACTTGCGGTCGCAGATCTGGCAATCGTAGAGGAGCTGCCTCTTGCCTTCCCTGGTCTGTAGACTATACTCATGGTACGAGTCCTTCACCTTCATAATAACACATGTTATTAATAACCACATCAATAAGATCTCATAATAAAGACAGTATAAAGGCATATGGTAGATTTTAAAAGAGAGAGGTCCTTCACCTTCTTGTCCTCTAGGTCGTGGCTCTCCCTCATGTGTTTCAGCAGGTTCTTCACATCGGAGTACTTCTTTTTGCAGAAGAGACAGTGCTGCTTGATCTTGTGGTGAACTCTCTCCACGTGCACCTTGAGGTGGCCCTTGCTGAGGCACTGGAAGGAGCAGTGTTCACAGCTGAACTTCTCTCCCGTGTGCTTGCGCAAGTGAACGCTGAGGTTGGCTTTGATGGCACTGGCGTAGTCACAGTGTGGACACTTGAAGGGTTTCTCGTTGGTGTGGGTTCGCAGATGGGCCTGCAACGAGTGGCGGAACTTGAAGACCTTGTTGCAGTATTCGCAGGTGAAGATCTTCAACTGGGTCTGTCCTATTCTGTATGAACGAGGGATGTTgcaatacacacatacagtagaaccAAATATGTGTTGCTCTTTTTCCAAAGTAACTTTGCCAAAATTCTATTTGCGCTATAGCAAAAACATGATGTTTGTATCTACAGTAACAATGCTGAAATCTGTTGTTGACACATCCATTAAAGTGTTACATATAGACTATGACATTTCCCAATGCTTGATAATACTGTAGACTACATTGATTCAGTTCACTCAATACATCATTATGTTTATTAACGCCACATAAACAGTCTGAGTACTTGATCTTCAACTGCTGTGTGGTGTACAACCCAAACGTCTGTACCTGTTGGACTTTAATGGCACTTCATAAGCAGCTTGTTGTATGGAATATTCCTGAAACCCTCTCTTGTGTCCTGCCTCCTGAGGGTCTGTGTCTGCTGGAGCAACCGGCTCTGCCGGGGTGGCCTCGATCGGCACTATCCTGGTCGCACCTAAATAACCATACACAGACAGATAAAGGTTCATACAGCCTAGGTACAAAGACAAGTCATCGGGAATACATAGACTATAAACTTTCCTGATTTTTCATACATAAAACTCTGAAAATGTACCAACAGCAACATTGTGAATCTATACTTTTCTGGATAAAATCTGAAGATCCTCTGGTTGATCCATGTGCATCcccaatggtaccctattc
Coding sequences within:
- the LOC135536673 gene encoding LOW QUALITY PROTEIN: zinc finger protein ZFAT-like (The sequence of the model RefSeq protein was modified relative to this genomic sequence to represent the inferred CDS: deleted 1 base in 1 codon), which translates into the protein MATSTAGGTSSIFMCKLCNLFSPHRAQLLSHVSEKHHTEGLNPDDIIVVLMPLTAPLENGGGEHLLKATRDTNGGDSPVKRKRGRPKGSTKKIVADGPMTETTSPNQKKQKQQTIEAQSEAGPVDEEEPEDNNALDCKKCNRVFGNRRQIMKHICLIDLREDEDQEDNDKEFEAQPGAAEGKEEDRERSSKRIRPLRSERVSLVKDQEPAGGSKNPIISVVLTAHEALPGATRIVPIEATPAEPVAPADTDPQEAGHKRGFQEYSIQQAAYEVPLKSNRIGQTQLKIFTCEYCNKVFKFRHSLQAHLRTHTNEKPFKCPHCDYASAIKANLSVHLRKHTGEKFSCEHCSFQCLSKGHLKVHVERVHHKIKQHCLFCKKKYSDVKNLLKHMRESHDLEDKKVKDSYHEYSLQTREGKRQLLYDCQICDRKFKNELDRDRHMMVHGSERPFGCELCDHGCTKFQALQAHVRKHPFLYVCATCQQKFVSSVRLKAHLKEAHPESEEAVGFSESINSSFCLLEPGDDIKREMLRQDEIRMAEELSLLNAQQEEEEAFTGDPSEEQEEALAGDPSEEQEEALAGDPSEEQEEALAGDPSEEQEEALAGDPSEEKEEALAGDPSEEKEEEEALAGDPSEEKEEEEALAGDPSEEKEEEEALAGDPSEEKEEALAGDPSEEQEEALAGDPSEEQEEEEALAGDPSEEQGGGEEQEEGLGEGEEQVVPDPGPEETCVLNQPAQEAETLQDRTEPISPEQTQTARKGTTQEVISEERTDKTLMEKDKPHGENEVIVAEQDTLVERPSGKEESVVGHQQHPEEDKGSSSTSQGHVEETLRSLVLIQGEVIGQTNASAGPQGEDGTTEERSAFQQILDKLQKRQLNMVVFDRIRKVYWDLECEYCGKLFWYQVHYNMHVRTHTKEHLHYCTQCSYSSITKNCLKRHLIQRHSNILLQCPMEHCQYCTPDKYKLQAHLKTHFDNEKKSFACPVCEETFTEDKLKHHIKSFHPDTPMDTISEALGVRVQMKGLIGKRASKCPYCDSYFMRNGADLQQHIWAHQGVKPFKCSLCDYASRSKSNLKAHMSRHTTEKTHLCDMCGKKFKSKVTLKSHKLMHTEDGKQFQCTECDYSAAQKPLLVRHMEQHASFKPYRCGHCHYSCNIAGPLKRHYRKKHPNQEYCNAGPGPATSEAVEQQGESLSRDTPISVSHTVPTRSTVTQGLGQPPLMLWSSKVSRSAETH